The DNA window GTCGGCAGTAGAGCCGTTCCAGACGACAGCGATAACGTTCAGGCGCGGGTCGGCCGAGTTTTTCAGTACGTCGATAAACGTCCGGGCCAGCTTGCCGCCTTCAATGTTGTCGTTACCGTTGCCTGGGCTATAGTCGCTGTTACGCATCGACAGCGCGTAAGGGTTCTTGTTGATGTCCTGCCCCGACGCCAGGTAGTTGATCTTCGCCAGGTCGCTATCCTGCGTGATAACGCCCCCGGCGATGGCTTTCTTCGCCCAGGTCTGTGCACTGGTTGGGTCGGCCTTAGTCATCCGCATCGCCAGCCGTAGCATCAGCGAATTCGCGAACTTCTTCCACCGGTCAATGTTGCCGCCGTAGATCAGGTCAGCCGTGCCGAAGGTTGTTTTGGTCGCGTCGAATGCCTGCACCGATTGGTCGAGTTCGTTCAGCATATCGGCGTAAATGGCCTGCTGCGTATCGTATTTGGGCGTAAACAGGTTCTGCGTGTAACCCTTAGCCGCGTCGCTGTACGGGATATCGCCGTACAGATCTGTGATGCGGTGCATGGTGTAAACGCGCCAGATGCGGGCCGCCGACAACAGATTGACCTGACTGGCATCGGTCGATACCGCCCGGATTACCTCGCTGATTTCATTGACGGCGTTGGGGTAGCCATTCTGGAAGAAATCGTAGGGGTAGGTGCCCTGCTGGAAGTAATACTTGTCGCCAATGGCCGGTACGTCTTTGTAGGTGGCGAAGTGCTGAATCGAGCCGCCACTGGCCAGTACCCCGGTCGAGTAGTAGCTGTTGTTCAGCGCGTCGAGCTGCGCTTTGGTGAACACGTAAGCGGGCGTAATGGTCGACGACGCATCGGGGTTGATGTTCATCTGCTCGAAGCCCTTGTCGCAGGCCGTCAGGCCCGCCAGCAGTCCGGCCATCAGCAGCGACCGGCGCAGGAATGTATGGGAAGAAAGGAATGTCATATGTGCTTTCTATTGTGGGTTGTAACCTCCCTTAAAATTTCACCATCAGGTTAACCCCCATGCTGCGGGTACGGGGGAGCGAGAACGCTTCGAAGCCCTGCGCGTTGCTGTTGGTATAGCTCGATTCGGGGTCGAAATTGTCGGTATTGCGGAACAGGATGAGGGGGTTACGCGCGACAAGCGATATCGACGCGCCCTGAATCCGCAGGGGCTTCAGCACACCCGCCGGGACGTTGTAGTTCAGCACCACCTGACGCAGTTTTACGAAGCTGCCGTCGTACAGAAACAGGTCGGTATAGTTTTTCAGGTTGTCGTAGTACAGGCGCAGCCCCGATACTGGAATCGTAGCTGAGTAGGGGGTACCCTCCGGCGTTACACCCGATACCGGCAGACCACTTTCGCGGCCCGGCAGCGTGCTCTTTTGCAGGCCGAAGCGGGTGGCGTATACGTCCATCGTCGAGAAAATCTTGTTGCCGAACTTACCGTCGATCAGCACGTCGAGCGAGAAGTTTTTGTAGGTGAACGTGTTGCTCAGACCCATCGTCAGCGGAGGTACGCCCTGTCCCAGTTCGGTCAGTGCGCTGCGCTGCGGGTAACCCGTCGACGTGTTGTAGACGACGTTGTTGTTGGCGTCGCGCACCATCGTGTAGCCTTTGATAACACCGTAGGGCCGGCCTACCGCGTTGTGGATGAACGCCCAGCTACCCACGCTGCTCGCCACTTCAATGGTGTTCAGTCCATCGGCCAGTTTCACGACTTCGTTCTTGTTGTAAGCCAGGTTGTAGCTGACGTTCCAGTTGAAGTTGCGCGTTTTCACCGGATTGCCCGTGATCAGCATTTCGATACCACTGTTGTTAACCTGCCCGATGTTGAGCAGTACGTCCTGATAACCCGTCGCCCGCGATACCGACGTCCGGACGATATCGTCGGTGGTTTTGCGGTTGTAGTAAGTCAGGTCGAGGCCGAGCCGGTTGCGGAAGAATTTCATGTCCAGACCCAGTTCGTAGGTCGTCGATGTCAGCGGGCGCAGGCTTGAGTTCGTCACCAGGTTGACGCCGTTCGACTGGGTTACCTGCTGAAGGGGCCGACCGTCGTGACCGCCCTGCACCATGCTGTATGTCTGGTTCAGGATGTACGGATCGGGCGTCGCGCCACCCACCTGCGCACCGGACGCCCGCACCTTGGCAAAGCTGATCCAGGCCGGCAGCTGAGCCGCCTGCGACAGGACGAAGCTACCACCGATAGACGGGTAGAAAATGCTGTTGTTCTGCGGGCTGAGTGTCGAGAACCAGTCCTGCCGACCCGTAACAGTCAGGAACGCGATGCCTTTGTAGTCCAGATCGGCCGAGGCAAAAATCGAGTTGGTGGCCGTTTTCTGGTTGACCGGCCGCGTCGTCAGCGACGACAGGTTGGTGTAGCTGTAGAAGAACGGGATGATAAACTGCGTACCATCGATGTACGTATCGTTGACGGAGTAAATCCGCTTGTTGCCACCAACAAAAGCGTTCAGACTCAGGTTTTTGCCGAATTTGGCGTCGTAGTTAACCGTCAGCAGCGAGTTCGTTTCCGACACCGACGAGTTGATCTCGTGGTATTCGCCCGCTGCGTTGGCCGTGTAAACCGTACCCGTTGGGATGACGCCCACCGAACGGAAATTGTAGAAATCGCGGCTGACACTACCCCGCACGTAGAGGTTGTCCAGAATGTTGAACTTCAGGTTGGCCTGCCCGATGAACCGGTTCTTGGTGTCGTTGTTCTGGAAGCGGTTGACCACGAAATACGAGTTCGACGCGTAAGGCGTTTCGTTCCACTGTGTCTCGCGTCCGTTGGCGTCGTAGCCCGGCGACAGTTGGCGAATATCGACCGTGTTCGCAACCATGTAGACGGCCCAGTTGGGGTTACCCGGTGCGTCGCCCGCGCTGGGTCGGTTGGTGGCCTGTTCGAGGTTATACTGCGCTACCGTTTCGAGCGACAGCCGCTTGCTCAGGATCGCGTTTACGTTCAGGTTGGCGATTTTGCGGTTGAACTTCGAATTGGGCAGAATGCTCTTGTTGTCGACGTTGGCCAGCGAAAAGCGGAAGTTGATGTTCTCGCTACCACCGTTCAGCGCCACCGTGTTCGTAAAGGTAGACCCCGTCTGGTAGAAGTTTTTGATGTTGTTCCGCTGCGGAGAGTAGGGGTGCTCCAGCCCGTCGAACGCGACGTACGGCTGTCCGTCCATGCGGGTACCCCACGACCGACGGCCCCAGTTGGTAGCCTGCGCCTGCGTCGTCGGCTTTACGCCACCATCGCCCTGCCCGTATTCATACTGAAAATCAGGAAACACAGCGGGTGTATCGAACATCAGTGTCGAATTGTAATCGATGCCGATGCCTTTCTGAGCCCGACCTTTCTTGGTCGTGATCAGGATAACGCCGTTGGCCGCGCGCGAGCCGTAGAGTGCCGCTGCCGTACCGCCTTTCAGCACACTGATCGACTCGATATCGTCGGGGTTAATCCCGCCAATGCCATCGCCCCGGTCGACGTTCAGGCCACTACCGTTGGTGGTTGGGCTACCGCCGGGCGTCGTGTTGTCGATCGGCATCCCGTTGATGACGTACAACGGCTGGTTATTCCCGTTGAGCGACCCATTACCCCGGATAATAACCCGGCTCGACCCGCCCGCGCCTGTCGACAGACCCGACGCGTTAACCCCGGCGATTTTACCGCTGAGCGCGTTGGCGACGTTGGTTTCGCGGGCTTGCGTAAAGTCGCTACCCTTTACTTCCGTTACCGAATAGGCGAGGGCTTTCTTGTCTTTCGTGATACCAAGCGCCGTCACAACGACTTCGTTGAGTTGCGTCTGATCTTCTTTCAGCGCCACATTCAACACCGAGCGGCCCCCGACGGCAATCTCCTGCCCGACAAAGCCGATGTACGACAGAACGACCGTTGCCTGTGGGCTCGACAGCCGGAGTGAATAATTACCGTCGCTGTCGGTGACGGTGCCTTTGGTCGAGCCTTTCTCGACAATGGTTACGCCGGGCAGTGTCGTGTTATCGGCACCGTTGGTCACTTTGCCTGTCAGCGTTTGCGCCAGCGCGGGCAAACTCAGTAGCCAGCCCAATAGCAGCAATACAGGTGAACCGGCCCGTTGGGAAATCAGGGATAGTTTATTCATAGATACATGCAGGTAGGTATTACGTAAGGAATACGAATTGCAGAACTTGCGATCGTTGATTGCAAATATTGCCAAATAAAATTTTAAATCAAGATTAATACGAATAATAATTGGTCAAAAAGGTTAAATGCCTACTTTTGTTTGCAATTATTACAATATATGCTAGTTTAGATTTGCAATTGTTCGAATGTTGGCAGCTTACTTCGCAACAAGTGGCAGTAGGCTGGTAAATAGTTGATCTTTGCCCCTACATCTGATCTATTACCCGTAGTTATTCCATGCTGGCGACCGATCCGTCTATTGTCTTAGTGAAAGAGGAGCGCAAGGAGATGCTGCTCAAACAGATTAATCTGCACACCCGTGTTTATTTGGGTGACCTGGCCAGTACGCTCAATGTATCCGAAGACACCATCCGGCGCGATATTAATGAGCTGGCCGACGAAGGAAAGCTGATCAAAATTCGGGGTGGGGCGATGTCGAAAGCCTACCACCATACATCAGCCGTACAGGAAACATACGGGCATCAGGACAAGCGCACGATCGCCGAAAAATGCCTTCCTCTGCTACAGAATGGCATGTTGATTCTGATCGGTGGGGGCACCACGATTCGGGAACTGATCAAGCTCATTCCGGCGGACCTACGGGCAACGTTCGTAACGGTCAACCCACTGACGGCGGTTGAGCTGATGGACAAGCCGAATCTGGAGATCATCATGATCGGCGGACAGATTTCGCGCTACAGTCAGATGAGCGTGGGGGGCGAAGTGTATCAGCGGTTGTCGGAGTTCCGGGCCGACCTGTGCATTATCGGTACCAACGCCATCGACGCCCGTAGTGGCCTGACCGACTCTGACTGGGAAACCGTGCAGGCCAAGAAAGCCATGATCCAGGCGTCTGCAAAAGTTGCGGTTTTGGCGATCTCCGAGAAGCTGAACAGCGTAATGCGCATGAAAATAGCCGACCTGCAACAGATCGACTATCTCATTACTGAATTACCCGCTGAGTCGCCCCAGCTAACGCCCTACCGAACCGGTAATGTGCAACTGCGGTAGGGGTTGAAGATTGTATTCTATTTTGTTGAGTTCTCGAACTGGCTCTGGTAGCTATTAATTTTCTCCGGCTGATCTACCCCCAGCCCCTGAGAGGTTGTTTGGGGAAGCATAATCCGGCTCAAAAATGTCTTTTTTGTCATCCCGACGACAAGAGGGATCTTCGATAAAAGCAAATAAACCGCCTGCTACCGAAGATCCTTCGCAGGCTCAGGATGACAAAAAAGGCTATTTTGAGCCGGATTATGCTTCCCCAAACAACCTCTCAGGGGGCTGGGGGTAAACAAGCTGTAAAGAGGGTAGAGCACAGCTAGGGAAACTTCATAGGAAGTGTTTAGAATCGAAGCGTCTGATACGATCGTTTATGGATTCTCACGGAACCGTAACAATCGGGTAATTCCGCCCCTGCTCGACGGCCCACATGAGATCTGCCAGCAAGTGGGGTACTTCCATCGACATCGTGCCACTTTGGCCGCAGACGGGGCCGTTACAACAGATTATACTTCCTTGTTCGCTCGGGACGATAGCTACGATGTTGTAAACATTCAAGGCTATCGGTTCTTTGTCTTTCGTTTCAACTTTGATAAACATAACGTCGAGTGGCAAATTGAGTAAGCAATTACTTTACGTAACCAATATACATACTAGGTTGGCATGTTGTTCGCAATTCCAGTCTATGGCCCAATCGTTGGCTTTCGTGCCAAATGGGCGACATAAAAAACGGGGCGCCACCTGTTCGCTGATTGATGAACGGCATCGTAACGGAGCAGACAGACTACGGTAGCCGCTATCACATGGAATGCGAACATCCGGGGAATAATAGACGTTGACAAACAGCGAGCGAGTCTGCGATAACTGTACATGCAACTCGATCGGTTACTTTTGCCCGACAAACCGTTTGCACTACATGGCCATCAAGGCATTCTTATTTGATCTCGACGGCGTTATCGTCGACACCGCGATTTACCACTACCAGGCATGGCGCCGATTGGCCAACGAACTGGGATTCGATATTTCGGAAGAGTTTAACGAACGGCTGAAAGGTGTCAGCCGCATGGAATCGCTCGACCTGATTCTGGCTGAAGGTGGACAAACACTATCTGACGAGCGGAAGCAGGAACTGGCCACCCAGAAAAACGAGTGGTATCTGGAATTGGTCAGCCGGATGACGCCGGACGATATTCTGCCGGGTGTCGCGCCGTTTTTCTCGCAAGTACGTAAGGCAGGACTAAAGACGGCACTTGGTTCCGTCAGCAAGAATGCGCCCCTGATCCTGGAGCGCATCGGTATGGGCGAAGTGTTCGATGCGATCATCGACGGCAACAAGATCAGCAAGGGAAAACCCGATCCGGAAGTGTTTACCAAAGGAGCCGCCGAACTGGAGGTGCAACCCGACGAATGCGTCGTGTTTGAAGATGCCGTAGCTGGTATCGAAGCCGGGAAACGGGGTGGTATGCACACCGTCGGACTGGGCTCGCCCGACGTACTGACGCAAGCCGATATGGTAGCCCCGTCGCTGGAACACCTGACGGTCGATCAGGTACTGGAGCGGTTTCAGGGGTAGGCTGGCTTGTACCGCCCTTGCAAGGGCTTTGTATGTATTTATTTGACTGGCTTTTTGTGGGGGCCTCTTTACCCCTAAATCCCCTGAAGGGGACTTTGCTCACTGGCGAGTAAAGTCCCCTTCAGGGGACTTTAGGGGTAAAAAGGCCTCCAATCAGTAACGCTACTTCCATTTGCGTAAGAGCACTGCCAGAGTGGTTTAGCTAGATGACCGACCCGGCTATTCGGTTACCGTGGGGTCATCCAGAATCGCTACGACGCGGGCGGGTGCGGCCGATGCGCCGACGATTTTCAGCGGAAATACGCAGACTTTAAAGCCGGTTGTGGGTAGCGATTCCAGGTTTACGAGTTGCTCCATGTGGCAGTACTCGTGCTCCTGACCGACCAGATGCCCTTCCCAGAACAGGTTTTGGTCGCCCCGTAGTTTGGCCTGTTTGATCATGTACGGCAGGGGCAGGTCCCAGCCCCATTGGTCGATCCCCATCACCTTGATGCCCTGCTCAATGAGCCAGCGCGTGGCTTCCGCGCTCATGCCGGTCCCGACTTCGGCAAAGTTTTTCTGCCCGTTAAAGCGCGCCCGACCCGTCCGAATCAGCACGATCATGCCCGGTTTCAGGCTGACGTTTGTCTGTTGCAATGCCTGTTGCACATCGGCAGCTGTGATGGGATCGAAATCGGCTTTGTGGCTCATGTCGACAACAACGCCGTCGCCATAGCACCAGTCCAGCGGAATCTGATCGATGGTTTTGGCCGGTTGCCCGGCTACTTCCGGCGCGTAATGCCAGGGGGCGTCGAGGTGAGTCGTCGCGTGAACACCCATCGACTGAATCGTATCGTCGGCCCAGCCGATGAAGCGGGGCGGAAACAGTCGGAAAGGCAGGCCCAGCAGCCGGATCAGCCAACGGGCTTTCTGGTGCGGCTTGTGTTTGATCTTAACCCGCATAAACCACGGGTCCTGCGCATTATAGCGAATGGGCTTGGAGAGGTCGATGAGTCGGCTCATCACTAGTGAGTGAGTTGGTTGGGAGAAAAGAGGTTACCGGGCTAAGTGAAGCTTCATGCCTTCGTGCGAGTCGACAAAGCCGAGCGATTCGTAAAAGCGTTTCGCGTCGGGTCGTTTTTTATCCGTCGTTAGTTGCAGCACGTGGGCACCTCGCTCCGTGGCCCGCTGGATGGCATACTGAAATAGCGCGGTACCGACGCCCTGCCCCCGGTAAGTCGATTTGACGCGCACGGCTTCGATCTGCGCCCGGATACCGCCCTGATAGGTCAGATACGGAATAAACGTTAGCTGGAAGGTAGCGATGAGTTCGCCCTTGTATTCGACTACAGTCAATTCCTGATTGCCGTCGCGGCTGATGGCGTCGAATGCCTGTAGATAGGCCGTGGGGAGAGGAAGCTGGTACTGTTCCCGACTGGCGCCCAGCGCGTCGTCGGCCAGCAGGGCAACGATGTCGGCCAGGTCGTCCTGCGTAGCCAGACGATAGGTGAAGTTCATGGTAGGGAAGGTTTGTACCGACCAATCTACGCATTTTTACTTGGGTAGTACGTTTCTGTCGATTGCGGGTGCGCGGCAACGAAATGGTGGTTGGAGCAACGCTACGGCTTGTCCAGTTACGAACGACCTTGTCCGCTAGTGGACAGGCGTACGCACCGAAAATGGCCTTCAGAGGCCAGAAAGGGCCAATGGCGTTGGTGGCACAGGAGTTGACTTATGTTGGCCGAGCTTTCTCTTTTCTGACCCGTATGGTACGCAACTATCTCAAAATCGCCTGGCGCAACCTGATCCAGAACAAAGTATTTTCACTCATAAACCTGCTGGGTTTGTCGATTGGTATTGCCAGTTGTCTGCTGATTTTTCTGTTCATCATGAACGAGTACAGCGTCGACCAGTTTCACCGGAACCGGGCGTCGATTTATCGCGTCATGCGGAACATTGACGAAGAAGGCAAGTCGATATCCGTTGCTTATCTGTCGGGGCCGTACGGACCCGCGCTGCTGAACGATTTCAAGGGGCAGATCAGCCGGGCCGTGCGCGTGCGCCAGACAAACGCGCTGGTGACGAGTCAGAATAAGTCGTTCTACGAACGAAAGGCCATCGATGCCGACCCTGATTTTTTTCAGCTATTCTCGTTTCCGCTGCTCAGGGGCGATGCCGCAACGGCGCTTACCAATCCGGGGAGTGTGGTGCTGACGGAGTCGACGGCGCGTAAATACTTCGGTAGTATCGATAAAGCCTTCGGTCAACTTGTTAAACTCGATAAGAACCTGCCGCTGAAAGTAACGGGCATCGCGCAGGACGTACCGACCAGCTCGCACCTGAGCTTCGATCTGGTGGTGCCACTGGCCAACTACAAGGCCGACCCGTACATGACGCAGTGGATCAACAATGCCGTGTTCACCTATGTGCAGCTGGCTCCGTCAGCTAGTCTGGCGCAGGTCGAACGCAGCCTGCCGGGCTTCATGCAGAAGTACATGGGACCCGTTATGAAGCAGTTCGGTTTCCGCTTCTCGCTGTCGCTGACCCCGCTGGACGACATTTACTTTGAACAGGGCGCGTTTGATAACCTGAAACACGGCGATAAAAAAGTCGTGTATCTCTTCCTGTCGATTGCCGCACTCATTCTGCTGGTAGCCTGCATCAATTTCATGAACCTGTCGACGGTTCGGGCGATGGAGCGGTCGCGCGAGATTGGCGTCCGTAAGGTGTTGGGCGCCGTCAAACAGCATCTGGTGTGGCAGTTTATCGGCGAATCGGTGCTGCTGACTACGCTTTCCTGCGGCCTGGCCGTCGGACTGGTGGCGTTGGCGCTACCGGCCTATGTCCAATTGCTGGGGCAACCGATTCAACTGACGGCCTACGCGTTGCCGATCACCCTGTTTCTGATTGGTATCATCGTCGTAACCGGTTTCCTGGCGGGTAGCTACCCGGCATTTGTGCTGGCCGCTTTTTCGCCCATACAGGCACTGAAAGGAAAGCTTCGCCTGGGCCGGGGCAGCACGTCGTTCCGGCAGGTGCTGGTCGTGATTCAGTTCAGCATTTCGATCGTGCTGATGCTGGGTATGGCCATCGTAACGCGGCAACTGCACTACCTCAAACACAAGGAACTGGGCTACAACAGCGCCCAGACGATGGTCATTCCCATCGAGAACGAAGACATCTACAACTTTCTTACCCAGCGCAAAGGCGACCTGTTGGGCCAGAGCCAGGTGTCGAACGTGTCGCTGATGTCGGGCGAGCCGGGCGGGTATTTCGACGCGCAGATGTTCGACGTAGAGGGGCATGACGAGCGGTGGCGGGGCCGTACCGAGTTCGTCGATTTCGACTACGTAAAAACGCTGAACCTGAAGATTATCGCCGGGCGGGATTTGTCGCCGGCATTCGCCACCGACAGCACACAAGCACTTCTGTTAAATCGCACGGCAGCGGCTAAACTGGGCTGGACACCGCAACAAGCCATCGGCAAATGGCTGAAGAACACCCTGCGCGACAGCACACGTCAGACCGTTATTGGCGTGGTTGAGGATTTCAACTTCCTGTCGCTCCGCGAGCATATCGAGCCGCTGGTTATTGAGCCTAGCGACGATCAGCGGGTAGGGCTGGTTCGGCTGAAACCCGGCGACGTACAGGCGGGCGTAGAAGCGGTCACCGCCCTGTACGCCAAAACGAAGCCTGCCTATCCGTTTGACTATCGGTTTCTGGATGAGCAGTTCGATCAGACGTACCAGGCCGATCTGCGTCAACAAACCATTCTGGGCGTCTTTGCCGGGCTGGCGATCTTCATCGCCTGTCTGGGGCTGTTCGGTCTGGCGTCGTTTCTGGCCCGGCAGCGCACCAAAGAAATCGGCGTTCGGAAAGTGCTGGGTGCATCGGTCGTGAGCGTGGTAGCATTGCTCTCGAAAGACTTCCTGAAACTGGTGCTCGTGGCTATCGTTGTTGCCAGCCCACTGGCGTACTACGGCATGAATCGGTGGCTCCAGAGCTTTGCCTACCGGGTCGAGGTGTCGTGGTGGATCTTCGCACTGGCGGGACTGGTGGCGGTACTCATTGCGCTGCTAACCATCAGCGTACAAAGTATCCGGGCTGCGCTGGCCAACCCCGTCAAATCGCTCCGGTCGGAGTAGTGTTTTTGGTTTCCTGAATGGCCACTGCTGCGTTCAGACTGCACTGTCAGTAACGGGTAATGGCGAGATAGAATGCCAACAAATAGACCCACCTGTGACAGACGTTACGTTCATAAGTGGGTCTATTTATGCATTGGCTCTAACAAAGCCATTTATCGGGTTGTTGACATTGCTGTTTCTTTCAAGTAACGCATTACTCCGAATTATGAAAACGCTTGTCGTATTTTATTCCACCTATGGCCACGTCTGGACGCTGGCAGAAGCTATTGCAGAAGGTG is part of the Spirosoma rhododendri genome and encodes:
- a CDS encoding cyclase family protein, whose amino-acid sequence is MSRLIDLSKPIRYNAQDPWFMRVKIKHKPHQKARWLIRLLGLPFRLFPPRFIGWADDTIQSMGVHATTHLDAPWHYAPEVAGQPAKTIDQIPLDWCYGDGVVVDMSHKADFDPITAADVQQALQQTNVSLKPGMIVLIRTGRARFNGQKNFAEVGTGMSAEATRWLIEQGIKVMGIDQWGWDLPLPYMIKQAKLRGDQNLFWEGHLVGQEHEYCHMEQLVNLESLPTTGFKVCVFPLKIVGASAAPARVVAILDDPTVTE
- a CDS encoding SusC/RagA family TonB-linked outer membrane protein — encoded protein: MNKLSLISQRAGSPVLLLLGWLLSLPALAQTLTGKVTNGADNTTLPGVTIVEKGSTKGTVTDSDGNYSLRLSSPQATVVLSYIGFVGQEIAVGGRSVLNVALKEDQTQLNEVVVTALGITKDKKALAYSVTEVKGSDFTQARETNVANALSGKIAGVNASGLSTGAGGSSRVIIRGNGSLNGNNQPLYVINGMPIDNTTPGGSPTTNGSGLNVDRGDGIGGINPDDIESISVLKGGTAAALYGSRAANGVILITTKKGRAQKGIGIDYNSTLMFDTPAVFPDFQYEYGQGDGGVKPTTQAQATNWGRRSWGTRMDGQPYVAFDGLEHPYSPQRNNIKNFYQTGSTFTNTVALNGGSENINFRFSLANVDNKSILPNSKFNRKIANLNVNAILSKRLSLETVAQYNLEQATNRPSAGDAPGNPNWAVYMVANTVDIRQLSPGYDANGRETQWNETPYASNSYFVVNRFQNNDTKNRFIGQANLKFNILDNLYVRGSVSRDFYNFRSVGVIPTGTVYTANAAGEYHEINSSVSETNSLLTVNYDAKFGKNLSLNAFVGGNKRIYSVNDTYIDGTQFIIPFFYSYTNLSSLTTRPVNQKTATNSIFASADLDYKGIAFLTVTGRQDWFSTLSPQNNSIFYPSIGGSFVLSQAAQLPAWISFAKVRASGAQVGGATPDPYILNQTYSMVQGGHDGRPLQQVTQSNGVNLVTNSSLRPLTSTTYELGLDMKFFRNRLGLDLTYYNRKTTDDIVRTSVSRATGYQDVLLNIGQVNNSGIEMLITGNPVKTRNFNWNVSYNLAYNKNEVVKLADGLNTIEVASSVGSWAFIHNAVGRPYGVIKGYTMVRDANNNVVYNTSTGYPQRSALTELGQGVPPLTMGLSNTFTYKNFSLDVLIDGKFGNKIFSTMDVYATRFGLQKSTLPGRESGLPVSGVTPEGTPYSATIPVSGLRLYYDNLKNYTDLFLYDGSFVKLRQVVLNYNVPAGVLKPLRIQGASISLVARNPLILFRNTDNFDPESSYTNSNAQGFEAFSLPRTRSMGVNLMVKF
- a CDS encoding ABC transporter permease gives rise to the protein MVRNYLKIAWRNLIQNKVFSLINLLGLSIGIASCLLIFLFIMNEYSVDQFHRNRASIYRVMRNIDEEGKSISVAYLSGPYGPALLNDFKGQISRAVRVRQTNALVTSQNKSFYERKAIDADPDFFQLFSFPLLRGDAATALTNPGSVVLTESTARKYFGSIDKAFGQLVKLDKNLPLKVTGIAQDVPTSSHLSFDLVVPLANYKADPYMTQWINNAVFTYVQLAPSASLAQVERSLPGFMQKYMGPVMKQFGFRFSLSLTPLDDIYFEQGAFDNLKHGDKKVVYLFLSIAALILLVACINFMNLSTVRAMERSREIGVRKVLGAVKQHLVWQFIGESVLLTTLSCGLAVGLVALALPAYVQLLGQPIQLTAYALPITLFLIGIIVVTGFLAGSYPAFVLAAFSPIQALKGKLRLGRGSTSFRQVLVVIQFSISIVLMLGMAIVTRQLHYLKHKELGYNSAQTMVIPIENEDIYNFLTQRKGDLLGQSQVSNVSLMSGEPGGYFDAQMFDVEGHDERWRGRTEFVDFDYVKTLNLKIIAGRDLSPAFATDSTQALLLNRTAAAKLGWTPQQAIGKWLKNTLRDSTRQTVIGVVEDFNFLSLREHIEPLVIEPSDDQRVGLVRLKPGDVQAGVEAVTALYAKTKPAYPFDYRFLDEQFDQTYQADLRQQTILGVFAGLAIFIACLGLFGLASFLARQRTKEIGVRKVLGASVVSVVALLSKDFLKLVLVAIVVASPLAYYGMNRWLQSFAYRVEVSWWIFALAGLVAVLIALLTISVQSIRAALANPVKSLRSE
- a CDS encoding SusD/RagB family nutrient-binding outer membrane lipoprotein, producing the protein MTFLSSHTFLRRSLLMAGLLAGLTACDKGFEQMNINPDASSTITPAYVFTKAQLDALNNSYYSTGVLASGGSIQHFATYKDVPAIGDKYYFQQGTYPYDFFQNGYPNAVNEISEVIRAVSTDASQVNLLSAARIWRVYTMHRITDLYGDIPYSDAAKGYTQNLFTPKYDTQQAIYADMLNELDQSVQAFDATKTTFGTADLIYGGNIDRWKKFANSLMLRLAMRMTKADPTSAQTWAKKAIAGGVITQDSDLAKINYLASGQDINKNPYALSMRNSDYSPGNGNDNIEGGKLARTFIDVLKNSADPRLNVIAVVWNGSTADTTTSLQRGMPNGLLVKPADFKTYSEPNPVTVLKLDAPVLVMTAAEVNLLLAEAAVRGWYSGDAATAYNTGVRSAMANWAQINATAGSISTAKVNAYLTKNPFPTSGSTDAKLAQIGSQLWVTLFPDEQEAFASWRRTGYPALTPVNVTGNITGGVIPRRLLYPPTEESVNNTQYSAAVARQGANLLTTRIWWDKQ
- a CDS encoding DeoR/GlpR family DNA-binding transcription regulator, yielding MLATDPSIVLVKEERKEMLLKQINLHTRVYLGDLASTLNVSEDTIRRDINELADEGKLIKIRGGAMSKAYHHTSAVQETYGHQDKRTIAEKCLPLLQNGMLILIGGGTTIRELIKLIPADLRATFVTVNPLTAVELMDKPNLEIIMIGGQISRYSQMSVGGEVYQRLSEFRADLCIIGTNAIDARSGLTDSDWETVQAKKAMIQASAKVAVLAISEKLNSVMRMKIADLQQIDYLITELPAESPQLTPYRTGNVQLR
- a CDS encoding GNAT family N-acetyltransferase, whose product is MNFTYRLATQDDLADIVALLADDALGASREQYQLPLPTAYLQAFDAISRDGNQELTVVEYKGELIATFQLTFIPYLTYQGGIRAQIEAVRVKSTYRGQGVGTALFQYAIQRATERGAHVLQLTTDKKRPDAKRFYESLGFVDSHEGMKLHLAR
- the pgmB gene encoding beta-phosphoglucomutase, which encodes MAIKAFLFDLDGVIVDTAIYHYQAWRRLANELGFDISEEFNERLKGVSRMESLDLILAEGGQTLSDERKQELATQKNEWYLELVSRMTPDDILPGVAPFFSQVRKAGLKTALGSVSKNAPLILERIGMGEVFDAIIDGNKISKGKPDPEVFTKGAAELEVQPDECVVFEDAVAGIEAGKRGGMHTVGLGSPDVLTQADMVAPSLEHLTVDQVLERFQG